ATTGACTTTAGGTTTCTTTTGGCAGATTTTTGGCACCCAGAACAGTGTGAGctctcttttcagttttattcacCTGTCCTGGGAGGCGAGCTAGGATAATTCTTGGCTGCTTAAGGATTTAGGCAGTGCATGTGCATCTGCCCCGGTCCCCCCGTTTTTAGGGTCAGTgcactttttttgtcttttcgtGACCCTGACTAAAAAGAAAGGATGTCAAGGGAATGAAAATCCTGGAATGTGTCTGATCATTTGAAATGTACAAAATTGGGCAGATAAGCTGCATGGCTAAATTGTGAGGAGGAAGAGGCAAGGCAGTAGTGGAGAAGGGGGAGGTAGCGGATCCCACACAAGCCTGATGCCCAGGGATTCAGAATTCAAAACCCACGAAACCTTCCTTCGGTCCCCTGGCCTGCTTCTCAGCTCCATCTTAGGTCACTGGTTTCCATGGAACTACCCTCCTAAATTGTATAGTTAATTTCTCTCTCCAATCATTTTCCCCACCTAATTTTGAAAGATATATATCATCTGGGGTACCCTGTGCCCTACACAGGATGTGAAGTGGGTGGGTACCCACTAAAAAGAGGGTCATCCTGAATGGGGAAGTAGCCCCAAATCGAGGAATAACAGTGTGATTTCTTGTCTTTAGTCATGTGCCAATGTTAAGCTTCAGCAGACTGTGCTGTCCAACCAAGTTCCTTGTAGAAGTCAACCAGATTTTCAACAGGCAGCATTCCAAAGCATTTCCCTGAGCCTGCTTCAAGAGGGGTGGGGGAAATCCCTTTTCAGGTGTTTGTCTCCTCTGCATTTGTGTAATCTCCCTGAAGGTGGATAAGCCAAGGGCATGAGGGGGAGGCAAAAGGTGAAGTCATGTtaaggagggaaaaaataaagagcccttttttctgtgtttcttgctGATGGCAGGCTGTGTGCTTCATCTGCTTTTATCTGCTCTGCTAGCTCTGACTCTCCTGTGATCCAGCATGTTTCTCAGCCTGTGAGGAGACATCCCGCACTGACCTGCTCTTTCTCTCCCCAGCGGTCTTAGGCGCTGAGCTCAGCACGGTGGGTGAGAACAGCGGGGAGAAACCCACTCCCAGCCCACCCTGGCGGCTCCGCCGGTCCAAGCGCTGCTCCTGCTCATCCCTGATGGATAAAGAGTGTGTCTACTTCTGCCACCTGGACATCATTTGGGTCAACACTCCCGAGTAAGTCTCTAGAGGGCATCGTAACCCTAGTCATTCATTAGTGCTGGCTTCACCAGGAGCCCAGTTTTAGAGTCTCTTTTCTAGGGACTCTGAAGGTAGCCCTTCTAACAACATCCAAGCGCCTCAGTGGGGACAATTTCCCTCTATTCCTGAAAATAACGACAGCTTGGTTCTTAGCAACCAAGGAGAGGGTCTTCTGAGGCCCCGTAGCTCAGGCTACTCGTGATGGGATAGATAGAAGGAGCTGACGACAAACAGGAGGCTGCTGCACATTTCAAATGAGGAACTTCAGTGACAGGGCCTCAGGGGGACACTCACAGTGGCATCTGATGGGGTTTCAGGAAAAATTGCCAAGGTCAGATGTGGGTTAGTGCAACCTGTGCTTCTCGTGGGAGAGTGGAGACTGAGAGGCAGAAGGGATTATACAGAGGGTTAGAATCTCTTAATTTTACTGACAGAAACACCTCGGCTCAAAGTGTTGAAGTCATTTATGCAGGAGTGAGTTTGTAGCAGAGCTAGAACTGCAGCCTGGATTTCCTTTGCTGCTATGTTTTCCCTTTAGAAATGCCCATTTCAGAACCTTAATAGCAATACTATCCATAGGCTTCTCTTTCAcctacagagaagaaaaacagtttttccCCTTCTGCCCTGGACACTAGTTCATCGTCTATCAGAAGCAGTCATAAACAAGCACACATTTACTGTGCATACAATGTCCCGTTATGGAAAGGAGGACAAAAATCCAAACAATATCAAACCAAGCCAAACATCACAAGGAGCCTAATAATTACTAAGGCGATACTTCCAAAGGGAGGACTTTATTTCTTAGATGAGAATGAAAATAGACACATTGGAAATGATTGGAGAACCCTCTGGCAATGAGTTCTTCCACAACCATATGATATCACTGACTGGCAGGAgaaatgtgtgtacatgtgcctcctcctcccccaaccaccgggggcggtggggggggggggcggtggcACTTTTAGCAGTATCCTACATGGTTGGAATtgaaaataggttttaaaaatccTGTGACTCATGGTTTTGCATTGAAACCTCTTCCCACTGCATACCCACAAATAGTTGTTAGACcattgaagaaaatataaagcagATGCCAAGCAGCGATGTCTTAATTGTTGACAAAAAAAACAATGTTGCTTGTGTCAAGAAGAAACTGAACTTTGTGAAGAGTTGAAATGGAATTCCACTGAATTAGAAAAACTTGTTTTCTCCTGCCTGGATACATAACAGTCAGGGCCATTGATGCACAGGTGTTCCTGGCTGTTGTTACACTTTACCCTCTGAAATGACGCTCCCAAGTGCTATGTGATGAGCTCCTTGCCTGCCCAGTGGAATGGGTGTGCCCATACGTCATTTTAAAGACTATTAATTATGCTAAtatagtttctttctctctttggatAATAGGCACGTTGTTCCATATGGACTGGGAAGCCCTAGGTCCAAACGAGCCTTGGAGAATTTACTTCCCACAAAGGCAACAGACCGTGAGAATAGATGCCAATGTGCTAGCCAAAAAGACAAGAAGTGCTGGAATTTTTGCCAAGCAGGAAAAGAACTCAGGTGAGCAGAAACACCTTTGCTTTTTCAATCAGTTTAACAGCCTCCTGACCTCCTTCCTGTCATGGTGCTGCCTTCCTGTTTTAGAGAGAGTGACAGAGACATTGAAAGTCAGGGTAAAGCCGAAGATAAGACTGCTGAAATGTTTTTCCTTGTGTATTTTAACAGGGCCAAAGACACTATGGAGAAAGGCTGGAATAAccataagaaaggaaaagactgTCCCAAACTTGGGAAAAAGTGTATTTATCAGCAGTTagtgagaagaagaaaaatcgGAAGTTCAGAAGAACACCTAAGACAAACCAGgtaagagggaaggaagaaaaattaggTAAGAGGTTCACAAGAGCAACTAGCCCTGGTCAGTGATGCCAGTGGCCTGTTCTGTTCCTCCAGCCCTTCTTACCTGGGCAAGGGAAAGACTTAGAAAACAGTAACAGAGGAGATCTATGCATCCTACAGattaaaaagagcaaaagaatCCCTCTTAAATATTTCCATGAAGCTCTGGAATGCAAACTGATGTCCTCTGTACTTTTAGCACATACCATTTCATCTACAGGTAGATTTCCCAACCAAAAGATATCCAGAGATACCGTTGTCATTTGGTTATATATAGCCTTTGCCTCTCCGAGTCAATGCATTTGCGACTTTCcctgagaaataaaaaatcattttggggAGAGGACATTtagaaaaagaatcaaaatgtCACGGATAATCAAATTCTTCAACAAGTAGCAGTTATTCAGAtggtcaaaggaaaaataaagtcattaggTAGGGTTGGTAGAATTTAGAACATGCTGTTTTTCaggtttatgatttttttttttttaatagggaaaTGTATTTGGTGCACAGCCAATGTCATTCCAAAAAGCTCTCTCTTTTCCTGGTCAGTCATGCGCTGGGACGGAGAAGGGATCTGGATTTGGCAACATCATAGAGTTGCTCTGAGCTGATCTTTGGTGATAATGCTTCCAAATCCCAAACTTTTTGGAATTCACAAGCTCGAAGGAGGAAACCCACTCTCTGATCTATCACATGTTCTGCTTTTCTCTGTCATGGTCTATGGAAACTTTTCTAGAAATCCAGTGGCAAGAAGTCCTGTGATTAAAGTGTTCTGAGCTCAGGGCAGGCAGTCATGAACTACTTCTGAGTTGTTTATTACTGATTCGTGGGGCAGCCTCAGCTATCGGTTTCTTCATACCTGCCATGAGAGTTTCCATGCTTATGGTTGAAGGCCAGTAATGCTCCCCACGAGATCAGTTTCTGAACGAAGCTGGAATTTTGTATGAGTTTTTATTATGCCAACTATTAAATCAACATTACAGTTCTTCCCTCTGTACTTCTcctgtaaaaagaaaacattaggcctgcaaatatatatatatattttaaaataattgccaTGAAGTATTTGCTCTGGGCCTACTGtatgcctcttttctttttctctcttttcaactAAATCACTGTCAATTTATTAAGATGGCCATAACTATTCAAAACCTAGCTGAGTTCCTCAAGGCAGGGTTGCATTGTGGTGAAGGTTGGGTTGGGGCTACAGAAGAAACCAGAACACCTCTAGTTTATTTAAAACTTGTATTTACTGCCCAATTCCCCTTAGACTTGACCATATGACCCCTCTCTCCCATTCTAAGCATAGGGGCcagctttattttttacaatGGTAATAGATATCACTTGAGGTTTTATCAAAGAGTTGCGGTGGGTGGTGAAAGTTCACAGCCAGATTCAGATTTTGTTTGTGCCAGATTCTGATTTTAGATGTTTCTCTTGCCAAAGGGTGATTTTTAAAGATaacatttgttttctcttatcTTGCTTTATTAGGACGGAGACCATGAGAAACAGTGTCAAATCATCTTTTCATGATCCCAGGCTGAAAGCCAAGCCCTCCAGAGAGCATTATGTGACCCAAAACCGAGCACATTGGTGACAGACCTTCGGGGCCTGTCTGAAGCCATAGCCTCCACGGAGAGCCCTGTGGCCGACTCTGCACTCTCCACCCTGGCTGGGATCAGAGCAGGAGCATCCTCTCTGCTTGTTCCTGACTGGCAAAGGACCAGCGTCCTCGTTCAAAACATTCCAAGAAGGGTTAAGGAGTTCCCCCAAACTGTCTTCATTGGCTTGCATCGGTGGTCACTGCTTTGGTCTCTTCTTTCATCTGGGGATGACAGTGGACCTCTCAGAAAGCAGAAATGCACGGTGACATTCGAATTCGGGTGGCATCCtccagaaagaggaaggagattCCACACCAGGGTGGAGTTTCTGACGAACGTCCTAAGGGAGTGTTTGTGTCTGACTCAGGCGCCTGGCACATTTCAGGGAGAAACTCCAAAGTCCACGCAAAGATTTTCTAAGGAATGCACAAATTGAAAACATACTCAAAAGACAAACatgcaagtaaaaagaaaaaaagaaaagacttttgtttaaatttgtaaaatgcaAAAGTGAATGAAACTGTTACTGCCGTAAATCAGGATATGTTTCATGAATATGAGTCTACCTCACCTATATTGCACTCTGGCAGAAGTATTCCCACATTTAATTATTGCCTCCCCAAACTCTTCCCACCCCtgctgccccttcctccatcccccATACTAAATCCTAGCCTCGTAGAAGTCTGGTCTAATGTGTCAGCAGTAGATACAATATTTTCATGGTAATCTACTAGCTCTgatccataagaaaaaaaaagatcattaaaTCAGGAGATTCCCTGTCCTTGATTTTTGGAGACACAATGGCATAGGGTGGTTTATGAAATATATTGAAAAGTAAGTGTTTGTTATGCTTTAAAgcagtaaaattattttcctttatataacCGGCTAATGAAAGAGGTTGGATTGAATTTTGACgtacttatttttttatagatatttatattcaAACAATTTATTCCTTATATTTACCATGTTAAATATCTGTTTGGGCAGGCCATATTGGtctatgtattttgaaaatatgtatttctaaatgaaattgagaacaTGCTTTGTTTTGCCTGTCAAGGTAAtgactttagaaaataaatattttttttccttactgtACTGATTTTGAATCATTACTGAAATTTCTAAGGAGTGGGCCAAAGTGATTAAGAATTATGAAGGCAAATGGTTAAAGATGGTTTTGTAGAAAAGTGACAATTAAAAGGATATTACAGTCTAAGCTAATTATATAAAGAATTTTACCTATCTCTTAAATGTCGATTTTACATTGCATTGaggtaaaaacacaaaacaaaaaagcagcttTAATACCTCTGTCTTCTCTTCGGTAGCAGCCTCCTGCTTCTCCGTCACCTGAAAACTCTCCAGGGACTTCATCCATTAACTTGGCTCAGGCTATTAGGCAGGATTCAACAGTTTAAGCCGATGGTGTGGTGAGAGATGCTTTCTCCGTATTAATGGACTGAAGGAAGTAATGGCAAGACAACCCCCCCCAAAACATACCTAATTATACAAAGTTACACACCAGAGTTGCGTTTAGAAAATAGCCTGCTCAGAGCAAGTAGAGGTTTCCaatggctttttattttctcacattaaGGAGTTTGTTTCTTAAGGAACATTGAGTACCATTGCTTCTTCGTGATAGCCTATGACTGGCCATATGCCCATGGAGGTAGAGACACCAGGTACTGATTCTAGGTCATCTGCCACAAAGCACCACTTCCTCTCCACTTTGCCTTGGCTGGCCCTGTCTAATCACTGGAGAGCACAGTATTGCAACTGCAGTATTGCAACTGGTCACTACTAACTGAATTCTCTAAGAGCTTGATCAGCCCTCGAGAATCTTCATTACCCTTTTCTAATAGTGTCTGAAGGAATTCTtggcatttaacaaatattagctTGTAGTGATCACTGTTGTCCTAACAGTGACACAGCAGAAGGATTTCAAATAGCAATCTTCAGGCATGCGTGATCAATGTCCTGGGCAAAGTCTCCGTCCTCATtgatcctcatttttctctttaaggCACAGTCCAATGTCTTTGGGGAATTGTTTATAAAGTTTACTTTATCGAGTAAACTGTTTCTCAGTGTGTGACTTGCAAGAAAATTGTGAAGGTTTGCCGACGTTGACAAGGTGCTTGGTCTAAACTTGGCCAGTATTTAACCTTGAGCAAACGATTCAATTTCCTTGTATCgtgagttttctcatctgttaaactAAGGGAGTTGGGGGAGTTTATTTCATACCTCTGAGAAAGAGTTTGAGATTACATAAAGAAGTTGAAGTGgcatgaaaaaaaattgaagatctGAGCTTAGAAGGCATGGATCTAATACATTTTAAGAGGACGTCAGAATGAGACAAGCCACTGAACAAAACAGTCCAAAGGACAACGTAGTAAGTCAGAGTGATAAGAGTTTTGGTTGGGTTGTTCATCAGTCAAACCCTTAAGCCCTCTTTTCCCATGCTTCCTACTTCAGTATCCAGTAGGAAAAATGAAAGGGATGATGTAGACACTCTAGGGCATGAGGATTTGCAGCAAAATAAGTTGGGAGACTcacagaaaattaatatttttcaaacatgaaGCAGAAAAATTCAATTATATTACAGGCCACGTCGGCTTGAAGGGTAAACTGATGGGATGGTCTGTCACATTTCTGGCTGTCTTTCCAGTAAAAGCACGGTTTCTGGAAAGCCACTTAGGACAGCTTTCTCTCTTTACACTGATAGCCCAGGTAAGCTTTGATCTCAGAACTCCAGAAACCAGAGAACTCTAGGTGGAATGTGGTGACTTTTGCCAGGGCAGACGGAACACCTATTAATGGGTACTTCATTTGCACCATCAGAGATTGGAGTCTTTTTTGATGGGTCCACTGGCTTCGATACTCCCTGTATTCCTGCAAAACACAGCTTGGATGTTGGACTAACCTAGAGCTCCTTCAGGAGAACTCTTGCTGACATTAAGAAAGAGCAAAATTTTGTGTTTCCAGGTGAAAAATCCAAGGCCCTAAAAGGGAGGTGACTGACCTAAAATCACAGAAGGAACTGCAGCATCTCTGGAGCCTGAACACTTAACTTAAGCATGACTGTTTCAGCCAGAGGGCCCCTGGAGGTCTGTAGAAACAGATGCCCAGGTAAACCTTGCTAGAAGGCTCTGGATACCAAAGGCAAAAATCAGTCTTTATGAAAGCTTTGCCTCCCAGCCTTGTGGACAATCCTTAGCACACCCATCCCctcaagaggaaagagaaaaagagaagaaatgtagGGGAAGAATAAAGGACTAGAAGGAGGCTGACTATCTCATGGCATCGGTAAGTAAATGTCTATAGGATTAAATAGAATATAACTAAgaacttttaattattatttttagactttACTTACCAAAGAATCTATCTGAGTGAAGGGGGAATTCTCTTGgtcagttctttttctttttctttctttcttttttttttttttttttttttttttttgagatggagttttgctcttgttgcccaggctggagtgcaatggtgcaatctcagctcactgcaacctccgcctcccgggttcaagcgattctcctgcctcagcctcctgagtagctggaattacaggcacgcaccaccatgcccgtttaattttgtatttttagtagagatgaggcttctccatgttggtcaggctggtctcgaactcctgacctcaggtgatctgcccaccttggcctcccaaagtcttgggattacaggagtgagccatcacgcccggcccgGTCAGTTCTCTTTTGCTCTACAATGCAAGGCAGTggtctggttttttgttttgtttttgtttgtttgtttgttttttcctctgtgtCTAAGGTCTTGAAAATACCTGCTTTCAAATTTAAGTTCTCAATGTGTAAAACACTGCTTTCAAGCCCATGTTCTTAATGGAGTCCCTTCTGCCTTGGCTTTCTCTCACCTTTATTATACTCACAGTTCCTGGGGACCTTGGGTCTGGAGCTCAGAATTTATCTATTGCAAGTGAATATTACACATTTCACAGTAACCTCTTATCTTTGTAGAGAATTTGGTTTCTTGTAGCTTTTCACATCCCTTCTTTCCTTCGACCCCTACCCTCACACAACAATCCTTTTGGGAAATTGGGATCACATCACGTATCCATCTGACAGCCAAGGAAAGAGACATATCGAAAGGGTGAGTGACTCATCCAGAGTCCAACATCAGGCAAATAGCAATACTGGAACCCAGGACCCCTGATCCTTTCTTCTTAAACTCCTCCAGAGCCAAGGGGATACACTGGACCTGCAAGTTTTTGACTAAGGTAGATTTTTTCCAGCTTGTGAGTGGAATGAACTTATTCTTATTCTCTTATGAAGATCAAAGCTCCGTATGTACCCTGAGCCCTAGTTTTGAACGTCTCTGTCGTATGATTTTTTGTTTACTgagtcattctttttatgacaaTGCACGATTGGCAGAAAACTTGCTAGCATTTACAAAGCTTGCCTCAAAATCTGGTGATGAAGCCATGACAACTTCACTGACAACTACTGGCCATCGAGCCAATACATTGGAGGAAACAGTGATGAATGTGATGGCAGCGGCCATCAAATTTCCTCAAATCTTGGGCAGTAATCAGAGAGATCTAGGGCTAGTGCCACTGGCTAGTAAAAAGAGAAGGGCTTAGGCCTTGGAGACAGTGGATGATGGAAATGATGGGTCCTAGGGATGACAAGCTGCCCACAGCTCAGAAACGCATCACATCGGGAGTCCGGCATGAAGTTTTGCCCATTTACAGTCTTCTGGGTTTCAGCACCCTATTCTATTTTTCACATTCCGAGTCATTCCAGTTCCCTTCTGTGTAAATTGCTGTGGAAGTATGCAGGGATAATAATCACAATGTTAAGCTACCATTGACATGGCATGGGCGCTGACCAGTTAGAAAAGGCCGGGACAGAGCTGTGGGGCAGGCTCCTGGTGGACTCTGCCTGGGATAGGTGTTCAACCTCCTGATGTTGGCTTGTAGGGGACCTTGTGATCTGGGGCAGGGGTGAGCAGTCAGGGTGGAATTTCCAAGCTTCTTGTTGCTAGGGCTATTTACTAACCAGGGTGAAATCATTTCAGTGTTTTACAAACTGGAGTAGTCTCACTGGGATGTGCTCCTGTGTGTCAGATTTAAAAGTATTGAAACCATTCTCTGCTTGATAAATTATTCTCTTTACAGCTTCGCTAAGTACGATGACATTATCTTCATGGCCGTGGAGATTTGGCACCAAATCTTTCTGCCCACGTACCTTTGGTGTCCCGCTGCACTGTCATCTCTGGTCAATGCCCCTCTCTCTATATGTTCCCCTCCCTCATGCTCTGGTGCCCTTTGGGAGAAGGAAAAAGACCTTAAGTGTCttttattgaaatagaaaatgtgtaaaataaaaaatattttacttaaaaattttttttgttttacacgttttctatttcaatagctttagtgGTACAAGTGGATTTTAGTTACacggatgaattgtatagtggtgaagtctaggATTTTAGCACATCGCTTACtcaagtagtgtacattgtacccagtagGTGGTTTTTCAGCCCTTACCCCCTCCTATCCTCCCCAACTTCTGGGTCTCCAGTgttcattataccactctgtatgcctttgtgtacccatagcttagctcctacttataagtgagaacatgttgtaTTTGATTTTCaactcctgagttacttcactaagaataatgacctccagttccatccaagttgctgcaaaagacatcatTTAGATCTTTCTTAATGGCCgaagagtattccatggtatatatatatacactacattttcttgGCCTACTCATCAGTCGATGAgcacttaggctgattccatatcttcaCAATTGTGAATCGTGCTGTGGTAAACACACTCacgcaggtgtctttttgatgcattgacttcttttcctttgtgtaaattcccagtagtggaattgctggataggatggtagatctactttttaGTTCTTCGAGaactctccatactgttttccacagagggtGTATGAATTTACTTTCTTCTTGGAGATTTTTAGCAGGGCAATTTTATGGTTGCCAAAGTCAAGATCTGCCTTAGACCAGGGGTTCCTAGGGCCCTAGATCGGGAATAGGAAGGAACAAGAGGGATGAGTTGCCTGTAAGATTAAATCTTGCCCTCTTAGATTAATTTGGGACTAGGAAAGGGTGGccctataatttattatttaaattgggACATATTTGACAGTACTTGGTGACACTCTTAACAGTTCTCATGGAGCTACACACTGGACTGTTGTGGACAAACTTGGACATATGGTCACCTTAGATCAAAATAAGCCTTGAATCAGTTCAGAACTTCAGAACCACCCTGGCTTCTTGGAAATGCTGGAGCTTGGCACTGTGTAAGCACACTCAATATCTCTATACCTttccctgtagcccaggctgcagcacagcACCTCCCCCTTTTCTAGTGCCTACAGCCTCAAGCTCAGAGCTTGGGGCATAACAtatcattcaataaatgcttattcaATGACTGAATAAACACAGAGGTGAGTTCCAGTGTTCAGTAAGAGTGGGGTGAAGGTGATACTCTTCTAGCCAGAATGCGACTAGACAACAGAAGATTTATAAGACCCATTTCCAGGGCTGCCTTTGCAGAGTTGATATAGCTGAAATCTTATTTTATTGAGGCTCCAAGCTAGTGGTAAATTATTTGACACAATGGGGTATCCTTTCTACTTCTTTCTACTCCAACCCATCCTGCATTTCAccatgataataataacaataatcttCTCCAAATGCTTTAGTTATAATTTCAATAAATAGAGAGCTAGaaggaagttaaaaataatttttgctattactcccatctcaaaaatctTCCATTGCTACTCTgcctatacaataaaaatatgctaTCTACTGAGACAGGCACCAGACTAGGAAGAAAGGTTGGGAAATGTTGCAATTTCAGTATTGAGCCtattaagttttaaatttgtcACCATggtgtgaaagttgtcagaatcaaaatgaaatCACCTGTGTTAAAAACTCCGACAAATGGAGCCAGGAACGGTCACAAAGGGAGAATTCTCATGCACAAATGCCTGATAACCAAAGCTATCACAGAATactttgcaaaaaccacaatcttgcacaaaggccatcacaaccttacacaaaaaatacttcagtgaagacatctgcccagcaactgcttGTATAGCCTGAGACTGGTGTCACCCTTGTTATTGATAATTGTAGCCAAGGATAATGATCTCAAAACAACGATGTTATCgtcctcatttttcctttaacgATCTTTGTTTAGCTTTACCTCCTTGAATATGCACATAGTTTACTATGGCATGTGTATTTTCATTGCAATGTCCATCCctgaataaataaagttttattttcatttattaatgtatttgttttttgaaactgggtcttcctctgtcacccaggctggagtgcaacagcacaatcacagctcactgtagccttgacctcccaggctcaagtgaccctcccacctcagcctcctaagtagctgggaccacaggtgtgcagcaccatgccctgataattaaaaaacatttttgtagagatagggactccctatgttgcccaggctggttttgaactcctgggctcaaaaaattttcttgccttggcctcccaaagtgctgggagttcTGGAGCTATTGTGCCCAGCTCAATTTCTTTtagggagtctctctctgttatcTAGGTTGACAGTGGTTATCTTCAAATACATCCAACATTT
This genomic window from Chlorocebus sabaeus isolate Y175 chromosome 17, mChlSab1.0.hap1, whole genome shotgun sequence contains:
- the EDN1 gene encoding endothelin-1 — encoded protein: MDYLPMIFSLLFVAFQGAPETAVLGAELSTVGENSGEKPTPSPPWRLRRSKRCSCSSLMDKECVYFCHLDIIWVNTPEHVVPYGLGSPRSKRALENLLPTKATDRENRCQCASQKDKKCWNFCQAGKELRAKDTMEKGWNNHKKGKDCPKLGKKCIYQQLVRRRKIGSSEEHLRQTRTETMRNSVKSSFHDPRLKAKPSREHYVTQNRAHW